Proteins co-encoded in one Streptomyces sp. JH34 genomic window:
- a CDS encoding cytochrome P450, with the protein MSTESGATLDTEPRGHRIVQGPRGLPLLGSLPRFGRNPLAFFEQLRGYGDMVRWRFGRHDCLFVADPECIGELLTETERTFDQPLLGIAFRTVMGNGVVVARGADWRRKRSLVQPSVRPRQVKSYASTMTSCTVDLAGSWSAGQRVDVKREMAALTQKIAVRTIFGVDTPADAESMGRAMDIAQQEIGKEFSGLGAVLPDWVPTPGRARIKKAAAVIDAEVGRVVARHRDGEGERPDLLSRLLTAVDETGAHLSDKEIRDETVTLYIGGHETTSSTLVWAWYLLSRNPRARAALAEELDRVLDGREPGIEDYAQLTYAQAVVKETLRLYPTIWLVTGIAKEGARLGGLPVPEGTRVWSSQWATHRDGRWFPEPEAFSPERWDAEDGDDVPEYAWYPFGGGPRVCLGTRFAMVEAVLVLAVLARRFELEVDPGTVNPVPTLTLQPDRAVMATVRAR; encoded by the coding sequence ATGTCCACGGAATCCGGCGCGACCCTCGACACCGAGCCGCGCGGCCACCGGATCGTCCAGGGGCCTAGGGGTCTCCCCCTGCTGGGGAGCCTGCCCCGGTTCGGCAGGAACCCCCTCGCCTTCTTCGAGCAGTTACGTGGCTACGGAGACATGGTGCGCTGGCGCTTCGGCCGGCACGACTGCCTCTTCGTCGCCGACCCCGAGTGCATCGGAGAACTGCTCACCGAGACCGAGCGCACCTTCGACCAGCCGCTGCTGGGCATCGCCTTCCGTACGGTCATGGGAAACGGCGTCGTGGTGGCGCGCGGCGCGGACTGGCGGCGCAAGCGGTCGTTGGTGCAGCCCTCGGTGCGCCCCAGGCAGGTGAAGTCGTACGCCTCGACGATGACGTCGTGCACGGTGGACCTGGCGGGTAGCTGGTCGGCCGGTCAACGCGTCGACGTCAAGAGGGAGATGGCGGCTCTCACGCAGAAGATCGCCGTCCGCACCATCTTCGGTGTGGACACACCGGCCGACGCGGAGTCGATGGGCCGCGCCATGGACATCGCCCAGCAGGAGATCGGCAAGGAGTTCAGCGGTCTCGGCGCCGTCCTTCCCGACTGGGTGCCGACTCCCGGACGGGCCAGGATCAAGAAGGCCGCGGCGGTGATCGACGCCGAGGTCGGACGCGTGGTCGCCCGTCACCGCGACGGGGAAGGGGAGCGCCCCGACCTGCTGAGCCGGCTGCTCACCGCGGTGGACGAGACGGGGGCGCACCTCTCCGACAAGGAGATACGCGACGAGACCGTGACGCTGTACATCGGCGGTCACGAGACGACGAGTTCGACGCTCGTGTGGGCCTGGTACCTGCTGTCCCGCAACCCGCGGGCGCGGGCGGCTCTCGCCGAGGAGCTGGACCGGGTCCTCGACGGGCGGGAGCCGGGGATCGAGGACTACGCACAACTGACGTACGCCCAGGCGGTGGTGAAGGAGACACTCCGGCTGTACCCGACGATCTGGCTGGTCACCGGGATCGCCAAGGAGGGGGCCAGGCTCGGCGGCCTGCCCGTGCCCGAGGGCACACGGGTGTGGAGCAGCCAGTGGGCCACGCACCGGGACGGACGGTGGTTCCCGGAGCCCGAGGCGTTCAGCCCGGAGCGCTGGGACGCGGAGGACGGCGACGACGTCCCGGAGTACGCCTGGTACCCGTTCGGCGGCGGCCCCCGGGTCTGTCTCGGCACGCGCTTCGCGATGGTCGAGGCGGTGCTCGTCCTCGCCGTCCTGGCACGCCGCTTCGAACTGGAGGTGGACCCGGGCACCGTGAACCCCGTACCGACGCTGACCCTGCAGCCGGACCGCGCGGTCATGGCGACCGTACGGGCACGCTGA
- a CDS encoding ABC transporter ATP-binding protein, translating into MDMEVTAWHSLHSTMNAQKDRRPFSRATLHRIAAFARPHRGRIVKFLLLSVVTALLAVATPVLAGWVVDAIVRGEDGGTVTGLALLIALIAVTEAGLGLLTRWLSATLGEGLILDLRTTVFDHVQRMPVAFFTRTRTGALVSRLNNDVIGAQRAFSNTLSGVVSNLVTLLLTLTVMLTISWQITLLALVLLPVFVLPARRLGARMADLQREAAGHNATMGTQMTERFSAPGATLVKLFGRPADESAEFAVRAGRVRDIGVRTAMLQSTFVTALTLVSALALALVYGLGGHYALSGSLEPGAVVALALLLTRLYAPLTALAGARVEVMSALVSFERVFEILDLKPLIAEKPDARRVPDGPVSVEFDGVSFGYPSADRVSLASLEEVATLAPGDGAQVLHDVSFTAEPGRMVALVGSSGAGKSTIAQLLPRLYDTDAGSVRLNGVDVRDLTADSIRETLGMVTQDGHLFHESVRANLLLARPEATEDEIWDALRRSRLDGLVASLPEGLDTVVGERGYRLSGGERQRLTIARLLLARQRVVILDEATAHLDSTSEAAVQEALAEALEGRTAVVIAHRLSTVRAADLILVVEAGRVVERGTHEELLAAGGRYEELHRTQFERPGAADDHPVR; encoded by the coding sequence ATGGACATGGAAGTCACCGCGTGGCATTCACTGCACAGCACGATGAACGCGCAGAAGGACCGGAGACCCTTCTCCCGGGCCACACTGCACCGCATCGCGGCGTTCGCCCGGCCGCACCGGGGCAGGATCGTGAAGTTCCTGCTCCTCAGCGTGGTCACCGCCCTGCTGGCGGTGGCCACGCCGGTGCTGGCGGGATGGGTCGTCGACGCGATCGTGCGGGGGGAGGACGGCGGTACGGTCACCGGGCTCGCCCTGCTCATCGCCCTGATCGCCGTCACGGAGGCGGGCCTCGGGCTCCTCACCCGGTGGCTGTCGGCGACCCTCGGTGAGGGGCTGATCCTCGATCTGCGCACCACCGTGTTCGACCACGTACAGCGGATGCCCGTCGCCTTCTTCACGCGCACCAGGACCGGTGCGCTGGTCAGCCGGCTCAACAACGACGTGATCGGCGCCCAGAGGGCGTTCAGCAACACGCTCTCGGGCGTCGTCTCCAATCTCGTCACCCTGCTGCTGACCCTGACGGTCATGCTGACGATCTCCTGGCAGATCACGCTGCTGGCCCTGGTCCTGCTGCCGGTGTTCGTCCTCCCCGCCCGCAGGCTCGGTGCGCGGATGGCGGACCTCCAGCGGGAGGCCGCGGGCCACAACGCCACCATGGGTACGCAGATGACCGAGCGCTTCTCCGCTCCGGGCGCGACACTCGTCAAGCTCTTCGGACGGCCGGCCGACGAGTCCGCCGAATTCGCCGTCCGCGCGGGCCGGGTGCGGGACATCGGCGTCCGTACGGCGATGCTCCAGTCCACCTTCGTCACGGCGCTCACCCTGGTGTCCGCGCTGGCCCTCGCCCTGGTCTACGGGCTGGGCGGGCACTACGCCCTGAGCGGCAGCCTGGAGCCCGGGGCCGTCGTCGCCCTGGCCCTGCTCCTCACCCGGCTCTACGCGCCCCTGACGGCCCTGGCCGGGGCGCGGGTCGAGGTGATGAGCGCCCTGGTCAGCTTCGAGCGGGTCTTCGAGATCCTCGACCTGAAGCCACTGATCGCCGAGAAGCCGGATGCCCGCCGGGTCCCGGACGGGCCGGTGTCCGTGGAGTTCGACGGGGTGTCCTTCGGTTACCCCTCCGCCGACAGGGTCTCGCTCGCCTCGCTCGAGGAGGTCGCCACCCTCGCCCCTGGGGACGGCGCGCAGGTGCTGCACGACGTCTCCTTCACCGCGGAGCCGGGCCGGATGGTGGCCCTCGTCGGCTCCTCCGGGGCCGGGAAGTCGACGATCGCCCAGCTGCTCCCCCGGCTGTACGACACCGACGCGGGATCCGTGCGGCTGAACGGTGTCGACGTCCGCGACCTCACGGCCGACTCGATCCGCGAGACGCTCGGCATGGTCACGCAGGACGGGCACCTCTTCCACGAGTCGGTGCGCGCCAATCTGCTGCTCGCCCGGCCGGAGGCCACCGAGGACGAGATCTGGGACGCGTTGCGCCGTTCCCGTCTGGACGGCCTGGTGGCGTCGCTGCCCGAGGGACTGGACACAGTGGTCGGCGAGCGCGGCTACCGGCTCTCCGGCGGCGAGCGCCAGCGGCTCACCATCGCACGGCTGCTGCTGGCCCGTCAGCGGGTGGTGATCCTGGACGAGGCGACCGCGCACCTGGACTCCACCTCGGAGGCGGCGGTCCAGGAGGCGCTGGCCGAGGCACTCGAGGGCCGCACGGCCGTGGTGATCGCCCACCGGCTCTCCACGGTCCGGGCCGCCGACCTGATCCTGGTCGTCGAGGCCGGCCGGGTCGTCGAACGCGGCACGCACGAGGAACTGCTGGCCGCCGGAGGACGGTACGAGGAGCTGCACCGCACCCAGTTCGAACGCCCGGGGGCCGCCGACGACCACCCGGTGCGCTGA
- a CDS encoding low temperature requirement protein A encodes MSQSQSAADAWHRPMVARLSSEKHRPATALELFFDLCFVAAVAQASGAFEHELAEGRIAHGVLGYAMVFFAIWWAWMNFTWFASAYDTDDVPYRLLTLVQIAGALVLAAGAAEALEHEDFTVITWGYVVMRLAMVTQWLRAARSDSEHRRCCVRYAVGILIVQAGWVARLALPDDWGLPLFAVLVVAELAVPVWAESAGNTTWHPHHIAERYGLFTLIVLGETITAATVAVRTALDDETALGDIATLVVGGLLTVFALWWLYFAQNAPRRLTNLRSAILWGYGHYAVFASAAAVGAGLALGVAHTTGHGHLSDHAAAAAFTVPVAVFITLVWLLHHRGREIRSRNDLIHPSAVLAVLAMTFTPSPVLATGAVAAALVGATLFVAARPRAGADLTEG; translated from the coding sequence ATGAGTCAGTCACAGTCCGCCGCCGACGCGTGGCACCGGCCGATGGTCGCCCGCCTCTCCAGCGAGAAACACCGCCCGGCGACCGCCCTCGAGCTGTTCTTCGACCTGTGTTTCGTCGCCGCCGTCGCCCAGGCGTCGGGGGCCTTCGAGCACGAACTCGCCGAAGGCCGCATCGCCCACGGGGTCCTCGGCTACGCGATGGTGTTCTTCGCGATCTGGTGGGCCTGGATGAACTTCACCTGGTTCGCCTCCGCGTACGACACCGACGACGTCCCCTACAGGCTGCTCACACTGGTCCAGATCGCCGGCGCGCTCGTCCTGGCCGCCGGCGCGGCGGAGGCCCTGGAGCACGAGGACTTCACCGTCATCACCTGGGGCTACGTCGTCATGCGGCTCGCCATGGTCACCCAGTGGCTGCGCGCGGCCCGTTCCGACTCCGAGCACCGTCGCTGCTGTGTGCGCTACGCGGTCGGCATCCTGATCGTGCAGGCCGGCTGGGTCGCCCGCCTCGCCCTGCCCGACGACTGGGGACTGCCGCTCTTCGCGGTCCTGGTCGTCGCGGAGCTCGCCGTCCCCGTCTGGGCCGAGAGCGCGGGCAACACCACCTGGCACCCCCACCACATCGCCGAACGGTACGGCCTGTTCACCCTGATCGTTCTCGGCGAGACCATCACGGCGGCGACGGTGGCCGTCCGTACGGCCCTCGACGACGAGACGGCCCTCGGTGACATCGCGACCCTGGTCGTCGGCGGCCTGCTGACCGTGTTCGCCCTGTGGTGGCTCTACTTCGCCCAGAACGCCCCACGCCGTCTGACGAACCTCAGGTCCGCGATCCTCTGGGGTTACGGCCATTACGCCGTCTTCGCGTCGGCCGCCGCCGTGGGTGCCGGGCTGGCCCTGGGCGTCGCCCACACCACCGGTCACGGCCACCTCTCCGACCACGCGGCCGCCGCGGCGTTCACCGTCCCGGTGGCCGTGTTCATCACCCTGGTGTGGCTCCTGCACCACCGGGGCCGCGAGATCCGCAGCCGGAACGACCTCATCCATCCGTCGGCGGTCCTCGCGGTGCTGGCCATGACGTTCACTCCGAGCCCGGTCCTCGCCACCGGCGCCGTCGCCGCCGCGCTCGTCGGAGCGACGCTGTTCGTGGCGGCGCGTCCGCGCGCGGGGGCGGACCTCACGGAGGGCTGA
- a CDS encoding maleylpyruvate isomerase family mycothiol-dependent enzyme, producing MVHAERAALIGDLERLDEGRWEEPSLCAEWTVHDVVAHLVDTARTTRLGFLAGLARARFDFDRQNARGVERERGASPQETLERLRRVASRRSTPPAPLDSRLVEEIVHGEDIRRALGLAHSYPEEAVVRSLRLQVRTPASFGGAKELVARARLTASDADVAIGEGPEVSGPALSLLLAVSGRRVALDDLGGPGVPALAAAI from the coding sequence ATGGTCCACGCGGAGCGTGCGGCGCTCATCGGGGACCTCGAACGCCTCGACGAGGGGCGGTGGGAGGAGCCGTCGCTCTGCGCGGAGTGGACCGTGCACGACGTCGTCGCCCACCTGGTCGACACGGCGCGGACGACACGCCTGGGCTTCCTGGCCGGTCTCGCCCGCGCGCGGTTCGACTTCGACCGCCAGAACGCCCGCGGGGTCGAGCGCGAACGGGGCGCCTCGCCGCAGGAGACGCTGGAGCGGCTGCGGCGGGTGGCGTCGCGCAGGTCGACCCCGCCGGCGCCACTCGACAGCCGGCTCGTGGAGGAGATCGTGCACGGAGAGGACATCCGCCGGGCACTGGGGCTCGCCCACTCCTACCCGGAGGAGGCCGTCGTCCGGTCGCTGCGTCTGCAGGTCCGTACTCCGGCCTCCTTCGGCGGGGCCAAGGAGCTCGTGGCGCGCGCCCGCCTGACGGCCTCGGACGCCGACGTGGCGATCGGCGAAGGGCCGGAGGTGAGCGGGCCCGCGCTCTCGCTGCTCCTGGCCGTCTCCGGCCGGCGGGTGGCCCTGGACGATCTCGGCGGACCGGGCGTCCCCGCGCTGGCCGCGGCGATCTGA
- a CDS encoding FtsX-like permease family protein — MKADIRIAWILARGSERREWWRASLTLIGALLATGFALAAVTVAAVSGQVSIPYAHGLLDRPGERAGVVFTLVLLLVPVLGFLGQCARIGAVHRYRRMAGLRLAGASPGQVRRIAAVESAFACLAGSSAGFAVFLVLLAATGHSPRPVAWAGFTAVVLAVPVAAALVSALALRHVVASPLEHARRTVPGPGRRAALGFLLAVALIAMSALLLLFPVGPRVTPPVLLVLALVLLTGAGAIWAAGASAAFIGRTLSRRAKRPAVLIAASRLAHDPWAAARTHAALLLVTVVAVGFVGVRAILLDTLTDYYRPVDLAFYTTGIDLAGAAVLIALAISACALAVGAAESLATRRRGLAAQAAAGVPHRVLAEAALLETALPLAPALLLAGLGGTVVYVGYAMVVVTAPVPLLPLLVPVTVYAACLLAAATSLPLLRRAVHPAELRFT, encoded by the coding sequence ATGAAGGCTGACATCCGCATCGCCTGGATCCTCGCGCGCGGCTCGGAACGCCGTGAGTGGTGGAGAGCCTCGCTCACGCTGATCGGAGCCCTGCTCGCCACGGGCTTCGCGCTCGCCGCCGTGACCGTCGCCGCCGTGTCCGGCCAGGTGTCGATCCCTTACGCACACGGCCTCCTGGACCGGCCCGGCGAGCGTGCCGGGGTGGTGTTCACCCTCGTGCTCCTGCTCGTACCCGTGCTCGGGTTCCTCGGCCAGTGCGCGCGTATCGGCGCTGTCCACCGCTACCGGCGGATGGCCGGCCTGCGGCTCGCCGGGGCGTCCCCGGGGCAGGTGCGCAGGATCGCCGCCGTGGAGTCCGCGTTCGCCTGCCTGGCCGGTTCGTCGGCCGGATTCGCCGTGTTCCTGGTGCTGCTCGCCGCGACGGGGCACAGCCCGCGCCCGGTGGCCTGGGCAGGCTTCACCGCCGTCGTCCTGGCCGTGCCGGTGGCCGCTGCGCTGGTGAGTGCCCTCGCCCTCCGTCACGTCGTGGCCTCGCCCCTCGAGCACGCGCGCAGGACGGTTCCGGGCCCGGGACGACGGGCGGCACTCGGTTTCCTGCTCGCTGTCGCGCTGATCGCCATGTCCGCACTGCTCCTCCTGTTCCCGGTCGGCCCCCGCGTGACGCCGCCCGTGCTGCTGGTACTGGCACTGGTGCTCCTCACCGGAGCCGGTGCGATCTGGGCGGCAGGCGCGTCGGCGGCGTTCATCGGCCGCACCCTCAGCCGCCGGGCGAAGCGCCCGGCGGTGCTCATCGCGGCGAGCCGCCTCGCGCACGACCCGTGGGCCGCCGCGCGCACCCATGCGGCGCTGCTGCTCGTCACCGTCGTCGCCGTGGGCTTCGTCGGAGTGCGCGCGATCCTGCTCGACACGCTGACGGACTATTACCGCCCGGTGGACCTGGCCTTCTACACCACGGGAATCGACCTCGCCGGAGCCGCCGTGCTGATCGCCCTGGCGATCAGCGCCTGCGCACTCGCCGTGGGCGCGGCCGAGTCGCTGGCCACCCGGCGCAGGGGTCTGGCCGCCCAGGCCGCGGCCGGGGTGCCCCACAGGGTCCTGGCCGAGGCAGCGCTCCTGGAGACCGCCCTTCCGCTGGCCCCCGCACTTCTGCTCGCTGGGCTCGGAGGCACCGTGGTGTACGTGGGGTACGCCATGGTCGTGGTCACCGCCCCCGTGCCCCTGCTGCCGCTGCTCGTCCCCGTGACGGTCTACGCGGCCTGCCTGCTGGCGGCGGCGACGTCGTTGCCGCTCCTTCGGCGCGCGGTGCACCCGGCGGAGCTGCGCTTCACCTGA
- a CDS encoding ABC transporter ATP-binding protein — MSTREERHSPESSALISAHGLRKSYGRTEALRGVSLELREGEILAVTGASGSGKSTLLHCLSGIVRPDEGTVTYGSEQLGLLSEGRLGELRRSDFGVVFQFGQLIPELTALDNVALPLLLAGMRRGPAQQQAGEWLERFGVRGQAALRPGEMSGGQSQRVALARALVTGPRVVFADEPTGALDTLAGEQVMTALVHTARESATAVLLITHDAQVAAYADREVGMSDGVLHPGSDDVVIQKAARHEG; from the coding sequence ATGAGCACACGGGAAGAACGGCACTCCCCGGAGTCGTCCGCGCTGATTTCGGCGCACGGGCTGAGGAAGTCGTACGGAAGGACCGAGGCGCTACGGGGCGTGTCCCTGGAACTCCGCGAGGGCGAGATCCTGGCCGTCACCGGGGCGAGCGGCAGCGGCAAGTCCACCTTGCTGCACTGCCTTTCGGGGATCGTGCGTCCGGACGAGGGCACTGTCACCTACGGGAGCGAACAGCTCGGCCTGCTGTCCGAGGGCCGGCTCGGCGAGCTGCGCCGCAGCGACTTCGGAGTCGTGTTCCAGTTCGGTCAGCTCATCCCCGAGCTCACCGCGCTGGACAACGTTGCGCTGCCGCTGCTGCTCGCCGGCATGCGCCGCGGTCCGGCGCAACAGCAGGCGGGGGAGTGGCTGGAGCGCTTCGGCGTCAGGGGCCAGGCGGCACTCCGTCCCGGAGAGATGAGTGGCGGTCAGAGCCAACGGGTCGCACTGGCACGGGCGCTGGTCACCGGCCCCCGCGTGGTCTTCGCGGACGAACCGACCGGGGCCCTCGACACGCTGGCCGGGGAACAGGTGATGACCGCTCTCGTGCACACGGCGCGGGAGTCGGCCACGGCGGTACTGCTGATCACCCACGACGCGCAGGTCGCGGCGTACGCGGACCGCGAGGTGGGAATGAGCGACGGGGTCCTCCACCCCGGCTCGGACGACGTCGTCATCCAGAAGGCGGCCCGCCATGAAGGCTGA
- a CDS encoding PadR family transcriptional regulator: MSTRHVLLGLLAAGPCHGYDLKRQYDSRFPQARPLAYGQVYTTLQRLVRDGLAAVDGTDSEGGPERTLYRSTDEGSRELALWTDEITAPAPFVTNEIFAKVVVSILVAAAGAPTGPDGRKPDAAAHLRAQRAAHMERMRELTALKTAPGADLSTVLSADYALAHLDADVRWMTTTTARIDTLTAEVNAA, translated from the coding sequence ATGAGCACCCGACACGTCCTCCTGGGGCTGCTCGCTGCCGGTCCCTGCCACGGCTACGACCTGAAGCGGCAGTACGATTCACGTTTCCCTCAGGCCCGCCCGCTCGCGTACGGGCAGGTCTACACGACGCTGCAGCGCCTGGTCCGGGACGGACTGGCGGCGGTCGACGGCACCGATTCCGAAGGCGGTCCGGAGCGCACCCTCTACCGCTCGACGGACGAGGGTTCACGCGAACTGGCCCTCTGGACGGACGAGATCACCGCCCCGGCCCCCTTCGTGACGAACGAGATCTTCGCCAAGGTCGTCGTCTCGATCCTCGTCGCCGCAGCCGGAGCACCGACAGGACCCGACGGGCGGAAGCCGGACGCCGCCGCGCATCTGAGGGCCCAGCGCGCCGCCCACATGGAGCGGATGCGCGAGCTCACCGCGCTCAAGACCGCACCGGGCGCCGACCTCAGCACAGTCCTGTCCGCCGACTACGCCCTCGCCCATCTCGACGCCGACGTGCGGTGGATGACCACCACGACGGCTCGCATCGACACCCTCACAGCGGAGGTCAACGCAGCATGA
- a CDS encoding ABC transporter substrate-binding protein: MARTRTRARLRTSAIVASAAALLAVTGCGAADMTKQASPFAAPADIKTVTLSVQSWVGAQANVAVAQKILQDELGYRVDLVQTDEVPAWDALSQGRVDAILEDWGHPDQEQLYVKDKKTIVPGGDLGVTGHIGWYVPKYWADEHPDVTDWKNLDTYADELRTAESGDKGQLMDGSPSYVTNDKALVKNLGLDYKVVFAGSEAAQITQIQQFAKEKKPFLSYWYQPQWLFNEVPMVEVKLPEYSDACAAKDPADIDCAYPTTPLQKYLNADFSKRGGDAAAFLKKFEWSERDQNEVSELIASERLSPDEAAGRWIEEHPETWKKWLER; this comes from the coding sequence ATGGCTCGCACCCGGACCCGCGCCCGTCTCCGTACGTCCGCGATCGTCGCCTCGGCGGCCGCCCTGCTGGCCGTCACCGGCTGCGGCGCGGCGGACATGACCAAGCAGGCCTCGCCGTTCGCGGCCCCCGCCGACATCAAGACCGTGACGCTGTCCGTCCAGTCCTGGGTCGGCGCGCAGGCCAACGTGGCCGTCGCCCAGAAGATCCTCCAGGACGAGCTGGGCTACCGCGTCGACCTCGTGCAGACCGACGAGGTCCCCGCCTGGGACGCCCTCAGCCAGGGCCGGGTGGACGCCATCCTGGAGGACTGGGGCCACCCCGACCAGGAGCAGTTGTACGTCAAGGACAAGAAGACCATCGTCCCCGGCGGCGACCTCGGGGTCACCGGCCACATCGGCTGGTACGTCCCCAAGTACTGGGCGGACGAGCACCCGGACGTCACGGACTGGAAGAACCTCGACACGTACGCCGACGAACTGCGCACCGCGGAGAGCGGCGACAAGGGCCAGCTGATGGACGGTTCGCCGTCCTACGTCACCAACGACAAGGCGCTGGTGAAGAACCTCGGCCTGGACTACAAGGTCGTCTTCGCGGGTTCCGAAGCCGCGCAGATCACCCAGATCCAGCAGTTCGCCAAGGAGAAGAAGCCCTTCCTCAGCTACTGGTACCAGCCGCAGTGGCTGTTCAACGAGGTACCGATGGTCGAGGTGAAGCTCCCGGAGTACTCCGACGCCTGCGCGGCCAAGGACCCGGCCGACATCGACTGCGCCTACCCGACGACCCCGCTCCAGAAGTACCTCAACGCGGACTTCTCGAAGCGCGGCGGGGACGCCGCGGCCTTCCTGAAGAAGTTCGAGTGGTCCGAGAGGGACCAGAACGAGGTGTCCGAACTCATCGCCTCCGAACGGCTGTCACCCGACGAGGCGGCCGGCCGCTGGATCGAGGAACACCCGGAGACCTGGAAGAAGTGGCTGGAGAGGTGA
- a CDS encoding ABC transporter permease subunit, which produces MATAQATTRTASGPPGSRPLAALRDRPALAKILSLLVIAAVAVPLAHARWGGGVWPGALTVDLSGPLGEVNDWIIGNRDSHPLFLYFFGYISNAVVLSVRGVYLALLALGWAGVTAVAALVAWRTAGWRLALTAGLSFLLCGLLGMWVPTMQTLALMVVAVLVSVVLGLLLGLAAGLSDRTFRVLRPVLDTMQVLPAFAYLLPVVLVFGIGVPGAVLATVVYAAPPMARLTALGLRGADPGVMEAVASLGATGRQRLLSARLPLARKELLLGLNQTIMMALSMAVIASVIGAGGLGDRVYQALSSVDVGAALAAGIPIVLLAVVLDRTTEAAGRRIGTEPTGPAALRGARGWGLAALIAAAVAVVGRFTGGRIWPEDGVVPIAEPVNTAKDWMVDHLYTGIPVIGGTADWAAHFTNWVLNPLRDGLLGLPWWAVLLIVAALAWTIGTWRTALTAVLAMAAIGVLGVWDLSMDTLSQVVAAVAVTLVLGFGIAVGAARSRRLERLLRPVLDVFQTMPQFVYLIPVVALFGVGRAPAAAAAVVYALPAVVRITTQGLRGVDPAAMECARSLGATSGQRLRQVQIPLARPALLLAVNQGVVLVLAVVIIGGLVGSGALGYEVVFGLAQGDLATGLVAGAAIVCLGLMLDRVTQPTARRQRKES; this is translated from the coding sequence ATGGCCACCGCCCAAGCCACCACCCGCACCGCCTCGGGACCTCCGGGGAGCCGGCCCCTGGCCGCCCTGCGGGACCGGCCCGCCCTGGCCAAGATCCTGTCACTGCTGGTGATCGCCGCCGTCGCCGTACCCCTCGCACACGCCCGCTGGGGCGGCGGGGTCTGGCCCGGCGCGCTGACCGTCGACCTGAGCGGGCCGCTCGGCGAGGTCAACGACTGGATCATCGGAAACCGCGACAGCCACCCGCTCTTCCTGTACTTCTTCGGCTACATCAGCAACGCCGTCGTCCTGTCGGTGCGCGGGGTCTACCTCGCGCTGCTCGCCCTGGGCTGGGCCGGAGTCACCGCCGTCGCCGCCCTCGTCGCCTGGCGGACCGCCGGATGGCGCCTCGCGCTGACCGCCGGACTCTCCTTCCTCCTCTGCGGGCTGCTCGGCATGTGGGTGCCCACCATGCAGACCCTGGCCCTGATGGTCGTCGCGGTCCTCGTCTCCGTGGTCCTCGGCCTGCTCCTCGGCCTCGCCGCGGGCCTCTCGGACCGCACGTTCCGCGTCCTGCGCCCCGTCCTGGACACCATGCAGGTGCTGCCCGCCTTCGCCTATCTGCTGCCCGTCGTGCTGGTGTTCGGCATCGGCGTGCCCGGTGCGGTCCTCGCGACCGTCGTCTACGCGGCGCCTCCGATGGCGCGGCTCACCGCGCTCGGACTGCGCGGAGCCGACCCCGGTGTCATGGAGGCCGTCGCCTCGCTCGGCGCGACCGGACGCCAGCGACTGCTCAGCGCGCGGTTGCCGCTGGCCCGCAAGGAACTGCTCCTCGGCCTCAATCAGACCATCATGATGGCGCTGTCCATGGCCGTCATCGCGTCCGTCATCGGCGCCGGCGGCCTGGGCGACCGCGTCTACCAGGCGCTCTCCTCCGTCGACGTCGGTGCCGCGCTCGCCGCGGGCATCCCGATCGTGCTGCTGGCCGTCGTCCTGGACCGTACGACCGAGGCGGCAGGCCGGCGGATCGGCACGGAACCCACCGGTCCCGCCGCCCTGCGCGGGGCACGCGGCTGGGGGCTCGCCGCGCTGATCGCCGCGGCCGTCGCCGTCGTGGGCCGCTTCACCGGCGGCCGGATCTGGCCCGAGGACGGTGTCGTCCCCATCGCGGAACCGGTCAACACCGCGAAGGACTGGATGGTCGACCACCTCTACACCGGGATCCCCGTCATCGGTGGCACCGCCGACTGGGCCGCCCACTTCACCAACTGGGTCCTCAACCCGCTCCGTGACGGACTCCTGGGGCTGCCCTGGTGGGCGGTGCTGCTGATCGTCGCCGCCCTCGCCTGGACCATCGGCACCTGGCGCACCGCGCTCACCGCCGTGCTGGCCATGGCCGCCATCGGAGTGCTCGGCGTGTGGGACCTGTCGATGGACACGCTCAGCCAGGTCGTCGCCGCCGTCGCCGTCACCCTCGTCCTCGGCTTCGGCATCGCGGTCGGCGCCGCGCGCAGCCGGCGCCTCGAACGGCTGCTGCGGCCCGTCCTGGACGTCTTCCAGACGATGCCGCAGTTCGTCTACCTCATCCCCGTCGTCGCCCTCTTCGGCGTGGGCCGTGCCCCCGCCGCGGCGGCGGCGGTCGTCTACGCGCTGCCCGCCGTCGTCCGCATCACGACGCAGGGCCTGCGGGGCGTCGACCCCGCCGCGATGGAGTGCGCCCGCTCGCTCGGCGCGACCAGCGGCCAGCGACTGCGCCAGGTCCAGATCCCGCTGGCGAGGCCCGCACTGCTGCTGGCCGTCAACCAGGGTGTCGTCCTGGTCCTCGCGGTCGTCATCATCGGCGGACTCGTCGGCTCCGGCGCACTCGGCTACGAGGTCGTGTTCGGTCTCGCCCAGGGCGACCTGGCCACCGGTCTCGTCGCGGGTGCCGCCATCGTCTGCCTGGGGCTGATGCTGGACCGTGTCACGCAGCCCACCGCCCGCCGCCAGCGGAAGGAGAGCTGA